One window of Phoenix dactylifera cultivar Barhee BC4 unplaced genomic scaffold, palm_55x_up_171113_PBpolish2nd_filt_p 000788F, whole genome shotgun sequence genomic DNA carries:
- the LOC120107193 gene encoding 2-C-methyl-D-erythritol 2,4-cyclodiphosphate synthase, chloroplastic-like, which yields MASSSVFLASPILPSKPAQRRPLSLPSATSLPSSISAFPRSLRRPPPNSRPLTAVAAVSVEQQDSVKPAAQPSSPPPALPFRIGHGFDLHRLEPGLPLIIGGIDIPHDRGCEAHSDGDVLLHCVVDAILGALGLPDIGQIFPDSDPKWRGAASSVFVREAVKLMHEAGYELGNLDATLILQKPKLSPHKEAIRTNLCDLLGANPSVINLKAKTHEKVDSLGENRSIAAHTVVLLMRK from the exons ATGGCTTCCTCTTCCGTCTTCTTGGCCTCCCCAATCCTCCCCTCCAAACCCGCCCAAAGACGacccctctctcttccctccGCCACCTCTCTTCCCAGTTCCATCTCGGCCTTTCCTCGATCCCTCCGGCGTCCGCCGCCGAACTCCCGGCCGCTGACCGCCGTCGCCGCCGTCTCGGTGGAGCAGCAGGACTCCGTCAAACCCGCGGCTcagccctcctctcctcctcctgccCTCCCTTTCCGGATAGGGCACGGATTCGATCTCCACCGCCTCGAGCCAGGTCTCCCTCTGATCATTGGCGGCATCGATATACCTCACGACCGGGGGTGCGAGGCCCACTCCGATG GGGATGTGTTGCTTCACTGTGTGGTGGACGCGATTTTGGGGGCGCTGGGGCTTCCCGATATAGGCCAGATTTTTCCTGACTCGGACCCAAAGTGGAGGGGTGCGGCTTCTTCCGTCTTCGTGAGAGAAGCT GTAAAGCTAATGCATGAGGCAGGTTACGAGCTCGGAAACTTGGATGCCACTTTAATTCTGCAAAAGCCAAAGCTGAGCCCACATAAGGAGGCCATCAGGACCAACTTATGTGATCTGCTTGGAGCCAACCCATCAGTCATAAACCTCAAAGCAAAAACACACGAGAAAGTTGATAGTCTTGGAGAAAATAGAAGTATAGCAGCGCATACtgtggttcttctgatgaggAAGTGA